Proteins from one Chitinophaga oryzae genomic window:
- a CDS encoding OsmC family protein has product MATAEIIYNGDLRTTATHLKSGTVIETDAPTDNQGKGERFSPTDLVATALGNCMLTIMGIKARDNNWNIEGTKVSITKIMGTDPRRITGITVVFDMPAGHNLGEKERTILERTAHTCPVAYSIHPDIKQEITFNW; this is encoded by the coding sequence ATGGCAACAGCTGAAATAATTTACAACGGCGATCTGAGAACCACCGCTACGCACCTGAAGTCCGGCACTGTGATTGAAACCGACGCCCCGACCGACAACCAGGGCAAAGGCGAACGCTTTTCCCCCACCGACCTGGTAGCCACCGCACTGGGCAACTGTATGCTCACCATCATGGGCATCAAAGCCAGAGATAACAACTGGAACATCGAAGGCACCAAAGTGAGCATCACCAAGATCATGGGCACCGACCCCCGCCGCATCACCGGCATCACCGTGGTTTTTGACATGCCGGCCGGCCACAACCTCGGCGAAAAGGAAAGGACGATCCTCGAAAGAACCGCCCATACCTGCCCGGTAGCCTACAGCATCCACCCGGATATCAAACAGGAGATTACGTTCAACTGGTAG
- a CDS encoding DUF2851 family protein: MYVNPPLSEALFQHIWKCRLYRHEGLVTTTGETVQVISPGTHNHHSGPDFTGARIKIGAVLWAGPVELHLRSSDWHRHGHAGNAQYGHIILHIVYVHDLPAGIGGHIRCLELQPYISNLLLQRYEELRQSAAFVPCSTHAGRVPPLVWTSWQDRLLAQRWERRQQELQHWLSVNRHDWEETCYWAVARSYGAPVNAPAFLALAQSLPYRLLQQYHDQPLATEALLFGQAGMLETAFSDVYPLQLQQVYRRLREEHRLEPLPAHGWRWLRMRPSSFPTMRIAALAALLQRSRRLFTALLDVAARRQLEQLFSAPPSPYWHTHYRFDHPVGKARQPGRQALHAVLINSVLPLMHLYGRQVQRPDYQELALALLHELPPEDNHIIREWEQLGVAPGQALGSQAMLELKQYYCEQKRCLECAVGTRILSQ; encoded by the coding sequence ATGTACGTTAACCCCCCGCTCTCTGAAGCGCTTTTCCAGCATATCTGGAAGTGCCGGCTGTACCGGCATGAAGGCCTGGTGACCACCACCGGTGAAACGGTGCAGGTGATCAGCCCCGGTACCCACAATCATCATAGCGGCCCGGATTTTACGGGCGCCCGGATAAAAATTGGCGCTGTTCTATGGGCAGGCCCGGTGGAGCTGCATCTGCGCTCGTCCGACTGGCACCGGCATGGCCATGCCGGCAATGCGCAGTACGGGCATATCATTTTACACATCGTGTATGTGCACGACCTGCCTGCCGGTATCGGCGGGCATATACGCTGCCTGGAGCTGCAGCCGTATATCTCCAACCTGTTGCTGCAACGGTATGAAGAGCTGCGGCAGTCGGCCGCATTTGTGCCCTGCAGCACCCATGCCGGCCGTGTGCCGCCGCTGGTATGGACTTCCTGGCAGGACCGCCTGCTGGCGCAGCGCTGGGAGCGGCGGCAGCAGGAGCTGCAGCACTGGCTGTCGGTCAACCGCCACGACTGGGAGGAGACCTGCTACTGGGCGGTGGCCCGCAGTTATGGCGCGCCGGTCAATGCCCCGGCATTCCTGGCCCTGGCACAATCGCTGCCCTACCGGCTGCTGCAGCAGTACCACGACCAGCCGCTGGCTACGGAAGCGCTGCTGTTTGGACAGGCAGGCATGCTGGAAACGGCCTTTTCCGACGTATATCCCTTGCAGTTACAACAGGTATACCGCCGGCTGCGGGAGGAGCACCGGCTGGAGCCGTTGCCCGCCCATGGCTGGCGCTGGCTGCGGATGCGCCCGTCTTCCTTTCCCACCATGCGCATAGCCGCTTTGGCGGCATTGCTGCAACGCAGCCGCCGGCTGTTTACCGCCCTGCTGGACGTGGCGGCCCGCCGGCAGCTGGAACAGCTGTTCTCCGCGCCCCCTTCTCCGTACTGGCATACCCACTACCGGTTTGATCACCCCGTCGGGAAAGCGCGCCAGCCGGGACGACAGGCGCTGCACGCCGTGCTGATCAACAGCGTACTGCCGCTGATGCACCTGTATGGCCGCCAGGTACAACGGCCCGATTACCAGGAGCTGGCGCTTGCCCTGTTGCACGAACTGCCGCCGGAAGACAACCATATCATCCGGGAATGGGAACAGCTGGGCGTGGCGCCGGGGCAGGCATTGGGCTCACAGGCCATGCTGGAACTGAAACAATATTACTGTGAACAGAAAAGATGCCTTGAATGTGCCGTAGGAACGCGGATACTCTCGCAATAG
- the lipA gene encoding lipoyl synthase, which translates to MQELPVIAAEPATTRVKKPDWLRVKLPIGENYKQVRNLVDTHKLHTICESGNCPNMGECWGAGTATFMILGNICTRSCGFCAVATGRPEAVDFDEPQRVAEAIYLMKVKHAVITSVDRDELKDGGSIIWANTINAVRALNPQTTMETLIPDFRGQWENLQRIIDVAPEIVSHNLETVERLTKQVRIQAKYHRSLEVIRRLKEGGMRTKSGIMLGLGETKEEVVQAMQDLYDNGCDVVTLGQYLQPTPKHLPVVRFVHPDEFAELREIGYNMGLDYVEAGPLVRSSYHAEKHIFSGRNKG; encoded by the coding sequence ATGCAAGAACTACCCGTTATAGCAGCAGAACCAGCCACCACCAGAGTGAAGAAGCCAGACTGGCTGCGCGTTAAGTTACCGATAGGCGAAAACTACAAACAGGTAAGAAACCTGGTAGATACCCATAAATTACATACCATCTGTGAAAGCGGCAACTGTCCCAATATGGGCGAGTGCTGGGGCGCCGGTACAGCCACTTTCATGATCCTGGGCAATATCTGTACCCGCAGCTGCGGCTTCTGTGCCGTGGCCACCGGCCGTCCGGAAGCCGTGGACTTCGATGAGCCGCAGCGTGTAGCCGAGGCCATCTACCTCATGAAGGTAAAACATGCGGTGATCACCTCCGTAGACAGGGACGAGCTGAAAGACGGCGGTTCCATTATCTGGGCCAATACCATCAATGCCGTAAGAGCGCTGAACCCGCAGACCACCATGGAAACCCTCATCCCTGACTTCCGCGGCCAGTGGGAAAACCTCCAGCGTATCATCGACGTAGCGCCCGAAATCGTTTCCCATAACCTGGAAACAGTGGAACGCCTCACCAAACAGGTAAGAATACAAGCCAAATACCACCGCAGCCTCGAAGTGATCCGCCGCCTGAAAGAAGGAGGCATGCGCACCAAGAGCGGTATCATGCTCGGACTGGGAGAAACCAAGGAAGAAGTGGTACAGGCCATGCAGGACCTCTACGACAACGGTTGTGACGTAGTAACACTGGGCCAGTACCTGCAGCCTACGCCCAAACATCTGCCGGTAGTCCGCTTCGTTCACCCGGATGAATTTGCCGAGTTACGCGAGATCGGTTACAACATGGGACTCGACTACGTAGAAGCCGGACCGTTAGTAAGATCTTCCTATCATGCAGAGAAACATATTTTCAGCGGTCGTAATAAAGGATGA
- a CDS encoding trans-sulfuration enzyme family protein, translating to MKTATQLIHSIPVDELTGAISVPIYQTSTFVQESPGINKGFEFSRANNPTRKVLEELICSLEEGHAGFAFASGMSAIDAVLKLLKSGDEIMAVEDTYGGIFQIFNHMFERFGIKVNFVDTSNLDKVLAAITPKTRIIWLESPTNPTLRVSDIKSVSKIAKQHNILLAVDNTFSTPLLQQPLTLGADIVIHSASKYLAGHCDVIAGLVVVNSKALADQIRYNQNISGSILSPFEAWLTIRGIETLYLRFEKQCSNASAIANWLAAHPAVDKVFYPGLATHKNHHIARKQQKNYGALVSFSLKADNIKNAIRIVNATKLFKLAESFGGVKSMLAHPATMTHRTIPEEFRKKTGLQDSCIRLSVGIEDAEDLINDLKQALDKLNHPAGKQITVLQ from the coding sequence ATGAAAACAGCTACACAACTGATTCACAGCATTCCGGTAGACGAACTGACAGGCGCCATTTCAGTGCCTATCTATCAGACGTCCACCTTTGTGCAGGAATCACCGGGCATCAATAAAGGTTTTGAATTTTCGCGGGCCAACAATCCCACGCGTAAAGTGCTGGAAGAGCTCATCTGTAGCCTGGAAGAAGGACATGCCGGCTTCGCTTTCGCCAGCGGCATGTCTGCCATCGACGCTGTACTCAAACTGCTGAAGTCCGGCGATGAAATCATGGCAGTGGAAGATACCTACGGCGGCATCTTCCAGATCTTCAACCACATGTTCGAACGCTTCGGCATCAAAGTAAATTTCGTGGACACCAGCAACCTGGACAAGGTTTTGGCCGCCATCACGCCCAAAACCCGTATCATCTGGCTGGAATCTCCTACCAATCCGACTTTGCGCGTCTCTGACATCAAGTCTGTCAGCAAGATCGCCAAACAACACAACATCCTGCTGGCGGTAGACAACACCTTCAGTACTCCGCTGCTGCAGCAGCCACTGACGCTCGGCGCCGATATCGTGATCCACAGCGCGTCCAAATACCTGGCAGGCCACTGCGACGTGATCGCCGGACTGGTAGTGGTGAATTCAAAAGCGCTGGCCGACCAGATACGGTACAACCAGAACATCTCCGGCAGCATCCTGAGCCCGTTCGAAGCCTGGCTCACCATCCGCGGCATTGAAACGCTCTACCTCCGGTTCGAGAAACAATGCAGCAACGCCAGCGCCATCGCCAACTGGCTCGCCGCCCATCCGGCCGTTGACAAAGTGTTCTATCCCGGGCTGGCCACGCATAAAAATCATCACATTGCCCGCAAACAGCAGAAGAACTACGGCGCGCTCGTCAGCTTCTCGCTCAAAGCAGACAATATCAAAAACGCGATCCGCATCGTCAACGCTACCAAGCTGTTTAAACTCGCGGAAAGCTTCGGCGGCGTGAAAAGCATGCTGGCCCACCCGGCCACCATGACACACCGCACCATACCGGAAGAATTCCGGAAAAAAACCGGACTGCAGGACTCCTGCATCCGCCTCTCTGTAGGGATCGAAGATGCAGAAGACCTCATCAACGATCTGAAACAGGCGCTGGATAAACTAAACCATCCGGCAGGCAAACAAATTACTGTTTTACAATAG